A region from the Brachyspira hampsonii genome encodes:
- a CDS encoding tetratricopeptide repeat protein has product MNCIDNLLELASKAFDSADYKKSLEYFNKLIFYYGDSVEIYNNRGLAKSSLGMYEEAIEDFENVIRIDPKYINAYNNIGLVKHNLGLYEEAINYYKKALLLDNNCVQACNNIGLANHNLGLYDEAIKYYIKAIEISPNAHTYNNIGLIKNDLGMYEEAIEYFNKVIQLDNHYIKAYYNMGLSKYNLKNYDEALEYFNKVIQLDSKNIYAYNNIGIIKQDLKLHSEALEYFNKALLLDKNYSKAYYNRGVSELKLELYECALYDFNICLELEPNYFPAYCKRGEVKLKLKNYREALEDFNEYIEHSECDKKIYFYIGLCKYKLKDYNNAMKYINMSYNKIKTFLLKMILKFKLLFVKK; this is encoded by the coding sequence ATGAATTGTATAGATAATTTATTGGAACTAGCCAGTAAAGCTTTCGATAGTGCTGATTATAAGAAATCTTTAGAATATTTTAATAAATTAATTTTTTATTACGGTGATAGTGTTGAGATTTATAATAATAGAGGATTAGCCAAGAGCAGTTTGGGAATGTATGAAGAGGCTATTGAGGATTTTGAAAATGTAATCAGAATAGATCCTAAATATATTAATGCTTATAATAATATAGGGTTAGTTAAGCATAATTTAGGATTGTATGAAGAAGCTATTAATTATTATAAGAAGGCTTTATTATTGGATAATAACTGCGTTCAGGCTTGCAATAATATTGGTTTAGCTAATCATAATTTAGGCTTGTATGATGAAGCTATTAAATATTATATTAAAGCTATAGAAATTTCTCCGAATGCACATACATATAATAATATAGGATTAATAAAAAATGATTTAGGTATGTATGAGGAAGCCATTGAATATTTTAATAAAGTTATACAATTAGATAATCACTATATTAAAGCATATTATAATATGGGATTATCAAAATATAATTTAAAGAATTATGATGAGGCTTTAGAATATTTCAATAAGGTTATACAATTAGATTCTAAAAACATATACGCTTATAATAATATTGGTATAATAAAGCAGGATTTAAAATTGCATAGCGAGGCTTTAGAATATTTTAATAAGGCTTTACTGTTAGATAAAAATTATTCTAAGGCATATTACAATAGAGGTGTTTCAGAATTAAAATTAGAATTATATGAATGTGCTTTATATGATTTTAATATATGTTTGGAATTAGAGCCTAATTATTTTCCTGCTTACTGCAAAAGAGGAGAGGTAAAATTAAAATTAAAAAATTATAGAGAAGCTTTAGAAGATTTTAATGAATATATAGAACATAGTGAATGTGATAAAAAAATATATTTCTATATAGGGTTGTGCAAATATAAATTAAAAGATTATAATAATGCTATGAAATATATTAATATGTCTTATAATAAGATAAAAACATTTCTATTAAAAATGATATTGAAATTTAAACTTCTATTTGTAAAAAAATAA
- a CDS encoding dihydrofolate reductase has protein sequence MIVSLIAAVDSKNGIGSNGVMPWGHIKEDMQFFRSTTTGYAVVMGRVTFESLGSKPLPNRKNIVVSSNSNTGLLEKYDNLFYEKSFEDAISKLLIEKNNQIFIIGGESIYKKALDYADTIYLTHIDKDYHCDRFFPQIDISLFQANKLKTFLYDDINISIIKYTRI, from the coding sequence TTGATAGTTTCATTAATTGCCGCAGTTGATTCTAAAAACGGCATAGGATCGAACGGCGTTATGCCTTGGGGACATATCAAAGAAGATATGCAGTTCTTTAGAAGTACAACTACGGGATATGCAGTTGTTATGGGGCGTGTAACATTTGAGTCTTTAGGTTCAAAGCCTCTTCCAAATAGAAAAAACATTGTTGTGTCTTCCAATTCAAATACTGGGCTATTAGAAAAGTATGATAATCTATTTTATGAAAAATCTTTTGAAGATGCGATTTCAAAATTACTTATAGAAAAAAATAATCAAATATTTATTATAGGCGGAGAATCAATTTATAAAAAGGCATTGGATTATGCTGACACAATATATCTTACTCATATAGATAAAGATTATCATTGCGACAGATTTTTTCCTCAAATAGATATAAGTTTATTTCAGGCTAATAAATTAAAAACATTTTTGTATGATGACATCAATATAAGTATAATTAAATATACTAGAATTTAA
- a CDS encoding thymidylate synthase gives MQNYLELLKRVLEDGEETKDRTGVGTRRIFGPQLRFKFEGNKIPIITTKRVFMKGVIIELLWFLQGSTNIKFLLENNVHIWDEWADDMGELGPVYGKQWRAWETKEGNKIDQISNIVNTLRNNPTSRRIILNAWNVGEIDKMHLPPCHMMCQFSVNSKGGIITHLYQRSADLFLGVPFNISSYAILTRLLAMHSGLQASELIMTFGDAHIYNNHIEQVKLQLSREPFNQTAELFIENRPNIFSHVYEDFKLEGYKYYPSIKAEVAV, from the coding sequence ATGCAGAACTATTTAGAGTTATTAAAAAGAGTATTAGAAGATGGTGAGGAAACCAAAGACAGAACAGGAGTAGGTACAAGAAGAATATTCGGACCGCAGTTAAGGTTTAAATTTGAAGGAAATAAGATACCAATCATAACTACAAAAAGGGTATTTATGAAAGGTGTTATTATAGAATTACTTTGGTTTTTACAGGGCTCCACAAATATAAAGTTTTTATTAGAAAACAATGTTCATATATGGGACGAATGGGCTGATGATATGGGAGAGCTTGGACCTGTATATGGAAAGCAATGGAGAGCTTGGGAAACTAAAGAAGGAAATAAAATAGATCAAATATCAAATATAGTAAATACATTAAGAAATAATCCTACAAGCAGAAGAATCATTTTGAATGCTTGGAATGTAGGGGAGATTGATAAGATGCATCTTCCTCCATGTCATATGATGTGCCAATTTTCTGTTAATAGCAAAGGCGGAATAATTACGCATTTATATCAAAGATCTGCCGATTTATTTTTGGGTGTTCCTTTTAATATAAGTTCTTATGCTATACTTACAAGACTTTTAGCTATGCATAGCGGTCTTCAGGCTTCAGAGCTTATTATGACTTTTGGAGATGCACATATTTATAATAATCATATAGAGCAGGTAAAACTTCAGCTTTCAAGGGAGCCTTTTAATCAGACAGCTGAATTATTTATAGAGAACCGTCCTAATATATTCAGTCATGTTTATGAAGATTTCAAATTAGAAGGCTATAAGTATTATCCTTCAATAAAAGCGGAGGTGGCTGTTTGA
- a CDS encoding YihY/virulence factor BrkB family protein has translation MTKIQKIKKIFKKLKNFFSEDIYSIDQNIFSPMQKFFVNTYKILVFAVTDFFKDDCTIRAAALTYLVTLSFIPALIVGLFILRIFNIYQNIFVFIFDWMEKNAPFYEPMVRQILNIADNTNLASFGLIGIISTIVSVALILHSIQKSFIKIWRVKITTSIPRVVANYIALLFLIPVLIGISFTLITYTSINLHYLPALLKILLSWVTPIISTSLLVLFLYVLVPQTKVNWSNATISSILVAIAIITLFSVYFKLNINVKNYKQIFDSDKYKIEYIVKEINTGNTNNIMTNITDVYETENIGNIEDTENTDKITNTDINMLQKNNKIDVNNISSIKIERISYIIIQNTGTGISAATYEKKPIETNMLEFQTFSPNISEQLLKYNFQIDDVVTISSENNMLTSISPAELSSASSFAQIPVLLLLLYIVWIIILFGAELTYSIQYFRSYGVDKNSIKLSFAEKEVIALEFMHIIASRFINKKKAITMYELGRELRTAPTTITEISEPLEKAMYIIKISNGSNISYSLGCQPETITIGDILYSLKMSGGFRNRSVNSYDKYKSLIYKNKEIPKKDYNTNLLDLVNNKIKNKK, from the coding sequence ATGACTAAAATTCAAAAAATTAAAAAAATTTTCAAGAAATTAAAGAATTTTTTCTCAGAAGATATATATTCTATAGATCAGAATATATTCAGCCCCATGCAAAAGTTTTTTGTAAATACTTATAAAATATTAGTTTTTGCAGTAACAGACTTTTTTAAAGATGACTGCACAATAAGAGCAGCAGCTTTAACATACCTTGTAACATTGTCATTTATACCCGCATTGATAGTTGGACTTTTTATATTAAGAATATTTAATATATACCAGAACATATTTGTTTTTATCTTTGACTGGATGGAAAAAAACGCTCCATTCTATGAACCTATGGTAAGGCAAATACTCAATATAGCCGATAACACCAATTTAGCCAGCTTTGGACTTATAGGTATTATATCAACTATAGTCAGTGTAGCACTAATACTTCATAGCATACAAAAATCATTTATAAAAATATGGCGTGTAAAAATTACTACTTCAATACCTAGAGTTGTTGCTAACTACATAGCATTACTTTTTCTTATTCCTGTGCTTATAGGTATATCATTTACTCTAATAACATATACATCTATAAATCTTCATTATCTGCCGGCATTATTAAAAATATTACTGTCTTGGGTTACTCCTATAATATCTACATCTCTGTTAGTATTATTTTTATATGTACTAGTACCGCAAACTAAAGTGAATTGGTCTAATGCCACAATTTCTTCTATACTAGTAGCAATAGCAATAATAACACTTTTCAGCGTATATTTTAAACTTAATATAAATGTAAAAAATTATAAGCAAATATTTGACAGCGATAAATATAAAATAGAATACATTGTAAAAGAGATAAATACAGGAAATACAAATAATATTATGACAAATATTACTGATGTATACGAAACTGAAAATATAGGAAATATTGAAGATACTGAAAATACTGATAAAATTACTAATACAGATATTAATATGCTGCAAAAAAATAATAAAATAGATGTTAATAATATTTCAAGTATAAAGATAGAAAGAATAAGTTATATTATAATACAAAATACAGGAACAGGAATAAGTGCTGCCACTTATGAAAAGAAACCTATAGAAACAAATATGCTTGAATTTCAAACTTTTTCACCAAATATATCGGAACAATTATTAAAATATAATTTCCAAATAGATGATGTAGTTACGATAAGCAGTGAAAATAATATGCTTACTAGTATATCCCCCGCAGAATTATCTTCAGCTAGTTCATTTGCTCAAATACCTGTTTTACTATTATTACTTTATATAGTTTGGATTATAATATTATTTGGGGCAGAACTAACATATTCCATACAATATTTCAGATCTTACGGAGTTGATAAAAATAGTATCAAACTCTCATTTGCTGAAAAAGAAGTTATAGCATTGGAGTTTATGCATATAATAGCTTCTAGGTTTATAAATAAGAAAAAAGCTATAACTATGTATGAATTAGGAAGAGAGCTAAGAACAGCCCCAACAACTATTACAGAAATATCCGAGCCGTTGGAAAAAGCTATGTACATAATAAAAATCTCAAACGGTTCAAATATATCATACTCTTTGGGATGTCAGCCTGAAACTATAACTATAGGAGATATTTTGTATTCTTTAAAAATGTCAGGCGGATTTAGAAACAGAAGTGTAAATAGCTATGATAAATATAAAAGTTTAATATACAAAAACAAAGAAATACCAAAAAAAGATTATAATACTAATTTGCTTGATTTAGTAAACAATAAAATAAAAAATAAAAAATAA
- the groL gene encoding chaperonin GroEL (60 kDa chaperone family; promotes refolding of misfolded polypeptides especially under stressful conditions; forms two stacked rings of heptamers to form a barrel-shaped 14mer; ends can be capped by GroES; misfolded proteins enter the barrel where they are refolded when GroES binds), producing the protein MAAKQLLFDEEARRALMRGVDALANAVKVTLGPRGRNVVIDKKFGPPTIINDGVTIAKEIELEDPFENMGAQIVKEVATKTNDVAGDGTTTATVLAQAMVKEGLKNVTSGANPMLIKRGIEKAVSEIVSYIKSEAKQIKGKEEIAQVATISANNDKEIGTLISDAMEKVGKEGVITVEEAKSLETSLSLVEGMQFDRGYISPYFVTNGDSMTAELEDALLLIYDKKISNMKELLPILEKIAQTGKPFIIIAEDIENEALATLVLNKMRGVLNVCAVKAPGFGDRRKAMLEDIAILTGGQVISEDLGMKLENAAIEQLGRAKKITVDKENTTIVEGAGSKEDVKARVAAIKKQIEETDSDYDREKLQERLAKLSGGVAVINIGAATEVEMKEKKARVEDALSATRAAVEEGVIPGGGITYLHAQHKLESLTVENPDEKVGVNIVKRAIEEPIRMIATNAGLDGSVVAIEAKKQKGNMGFNALTNEWVDMLKAGIIDPAKVSRSALQNAASIASQVLTAEVIITDIPEPEKPMPPMPGGGMGGMY; encoded by the coding sequence ATGGCAGCAAAACAGCTATTATTTGATGAAGAAGCTAGAAGAGCCCTTATGCGTGGGGTTGATGCTTTAGCTAATGCCGTAAAGGTAACTTTAGGACCTCGTGGACGCAATGTTGTAATAGACAAAAAATTCGGTCCTCCTACTATAATAAATGATGGTGTAACTATCGCTAAAGAAATAGAATTAGAAGACCCTTTTGAAAATATGGGTGCTCAAATCGTTAAAGAAGTTGCTACTAAAACTAATGATGTTGCAGGAGACGGTACTACTACTGCTACTGTTTTAGCTCAAGCTATGGTAAAAGAAGGTTTGAAAAATGTAACTAGTGGTGCTAATCCTATGCTTATTAAAAGAGGTATAGAAAAAGCTGTTAGCGAAATAGTTTCTTATATCAAATCTGAAGCTAAACAAATTAAAGGCAAAGAAGAAATTGCTCAAGTTGCTACTATTTCTGCTAATAATGATAAAGAAATTGGTACTTTAATCAGTGATGCTATGGAAAAAGTTGGTAAAGAAGGCGTTATCACTGTAGAAGAAGCTAAATCTTTAGAAACTAGTCTTTCTTTAGTAGAAGGTATGCAGTTTGACAGAGGTTATATCTCTCCATATTTCGTAACTAACGGAGATAGTATGACTGCTGAGTTAGAAGATGCTTTACTTCTTATCTATGATAAAAAAATCTCTAATATGAAAGAACTTCTTCCTATACTTGAAAAAATTGCTCAAACAGGAAAACCTTTCATTATTATTGCTGAAGATATTGAAAATGAAGCTTTGGCTACTTTAGTATTAAACAAAATGAGAGGAGTATTAAATGTATGTGCAGTTAAAGCTCCTGGTTTCGGCGACAGAAGAAAAGCTATGTTAGAAGATATAGCTATATTAACAGGCGGACAAGTTATCAGCGAAGATTTAGGTATGAAACTTGAAAATGCTGCTATTGAACAGCTTGGAAGAGCTAAAAAAATCACTGTAGATAAAGAAAATACTACTATAGTTGAAGGTGCAGGAAGTAAAGAAGATGTAAAAGCTAGAGTTGCTGCTATTAAAAAACAAATAGAAGAAACTGACAGCGATTATGACAGAGAAAAATTACAAGAGCGTTTAGCTAAACTTTCAGGCGGTGTTGCTGTTATCAATATAGGTGCTGCTACTGAAGTAGAAATGAAAGAGAAAAAAGCTAGAGTAGAAGATGCTTTATCTGCAACTCGTGCTGCTGTTGAAGAAGGAGTTATTCCTGGCGGCGGTATTACTTACTTACATGCTCAGCATAAATTAGAATCTTTAACTGTAGAAAATCCTGATGAAAAAGTTGGAGTTAATATTGTAAAAAGAGCTATAGAAGAGCCTATAAGAATGATAGCTACAAATGCTGGTTTAGATGGTTCTGTTGTTGCTATTGAAGCTAAAAAACAAAAAGGTAATATGGGTTTCAATGCGCTTACTAATGAATGGGTTGATATGCTTAAAGCTGGTATCATTGATCCTGCTAAAGTTTCTAGAAGTGCTTTACAAAATGCTGCTTCTATTGCAAGCCAAGTATTAACTGCTGAAGTTATTATTACTGATATACCTGAACCTGAAAAACCAATGCCTCCAATGCCTGGCGGCGGAATGGGCGGTATGTATTAA
- the rpsU gene encoding 30S ribosomal protein S21, with amino-acid sequence MVRVFANEGEPVESVIKRFRRACENEGILQDLKEKQFYKKPSLEKKLQREKALKRMKRKIKKERRLGLL; translated from the coding sequence TTGGTAAGAGTATTCGCTAATGAAGGCGAACCAGTAGAAAGCGTTATTAAAAGATTTCGCAGAGCTTGTGAAAATGAAGGTATTTTACAAGACCTTAAAGAAAAACAGTTCTATAAAAAACCTTCTCTTGAGAAAAAACTTCAAAGAGAAAAAGCTCTTAAAAGAATGAAAAGAAAAATCAAAAAAGAACGCAGATTAGGTTTGCTTTAA
- a CDS encoding TetR/AcrR family transcriptional regulator, with the protein MTPREQIVNAGKRLFKKYGFKKASMSDIALMVHKSKSSIYHYFKSKEEIFFAIAENEANDLKKELYEAIKKEDTAETKLRAYILTRQKGYIKLANLYEALHSEIFEDFTLIEHMRAQYHKEEYNTIKMILRSGVKKGLFNIDLRLATEAVLAIIKGFELEWAKNKNSELYEKDLDTIINIIFYGIVKRD; encoded by the coding sequence ATGACGCCTCGTGAACAAATAGTAAATGCTGGAAAAAGATTATTCAAAAAATACGGATTCAAAAAAGCATCTATGAGCGATATAGCATTAATGGTGCATAAATCCAAAAGCAGTATTTATCATTATTTCAAAAGCAAAGAAGAAATATTTTTTGCAATAGCCGAAAATGAAGCTAACGATCTAAAAAAAGAACTATATGAAGCAATAAAAAAAGAAGATACAGCAGAAACAAAATTAAGAGCATATATACTAACAAGACAAAAAGGCTATATAAAACTAGCAAATCTTTACGAAGCACTTCACAGTGAAATATTTGAAGACTTTACTCTTATAGAACATATGAGAGCACAGTATCATAAAGAAGAATATAATACTATAAAAATGATATTAAGAAGCGGAGTAAAAAAGGGTTTGTTTAATATAGATTTAAGACTTGCAACTGAGGCCGTTCTTGCAATAATAAAAGGTTTTGAATTAGAATGGGCTAAAAATAAAAATTCAGAGCTTTATGAAAAAGATTTAGATACTATTATTAATATTATTTTCTATGGAATCGTTAAAAGAGATTAA
- a CDS encoding ComEC/Rec2 family competence protein: protein MESLKEIKNYNKIFFLYPLTYITYITLFFAVGIAIAFKTNKFLNISIIIAFILIILSIISALKNKLNISIIILMFSCLFIGYSYTIIRYYDILKNPLNNFDKPIEAYNAKILSYEGVIGYRDRYIAYVNKVYDGTNWHNYAGNIRLYNDSLKTLFINDEITVSSKINLYKNILTNNDIYNSKIIIEVLADRMLYGAASIYRYNNFVIQKNGFSIINYINAYSVKIRNMIKKSLGSNMQAIPYSIAQGIMIGDKNIIPYHIRQYFIDAGISHILSISGLHISMILSILFLILSFFPINFYKRILISTIITIIIYPPITLFSVSIIRASIMAFCLLISYYFDRNRNSINALFLSALIILLLNPNSIKDISFQFSFLATLGIIIYYPILNFYIIKNIRNINTNNKITMLIKNISIKLLIFLSINIFALITVLPLSIYHFSILNITSIISNIFAVPISFIILSSSLITIITYQIYTPLSVFPYKTSEFFSEILINLSNKFSSIYLLKYELSLNLYSAVFITFIIVFTGVLIRIKMNKLNDL from the coding sequence ATGGAATCGTTAAAAGAGATTAAAAATTATAATAAAATTTTTTTTCTATATCCTCTCACATATATAACATACATTACATTATTTTTTGCTGTTGGTATAGCTATAGCATTCAAAACTAATAAATTTCTTAATATTTCAATTATTATAGCTTTTATACTCATAATTTTATCAATAATATCAGCATTAAAAAATAAATTGAATATTTCTATAATAATACTAATGTTTTCATGCTTATTCATAGGATATAGTTATACAATTATTAGATACTATGATATATTAAAAAATCCTCTTAATAATTTTGACAAGCCAATAGAAGCATATAATGCCAAAATATTATCTTATGAAGGAGTTATCGGCTACAGAGACAGATACATTGCTTATGTGAATAAAGTTTATGACGGAACTAATTGGCATAATTATGCAGGAAATATAAGACTTTATAACGATTCATTAAAAACATTATTTATTAATGATGAAATAACAGTATCTTCAAAAATAAATTTATATAAAAACATATTAACAAATAATGATATTTACAATTCAAAAATAATAATTGAAGTTCTAGCTGATAGAATGCTTTACGGTGCAGCAAGTATATACAGATATAATAATTTTGTAATTCAGAAAAACGGATTTTCTATTATTAATTATATAAATGCTTACTCTGTAAAAATAAGAAACATGATAAAAAAGTCATTAGGTTCAAATATGCAGGCTATACCCTACTCCATAGCTCAAGGAATAATGATAGGAGATAAAAACATAATACCTTATCATATAAGACAATATTTTATAGATGCAGGAATATCTCATATACTTTCTATATCCGGTCTTCATATTTCAATGATACTGTCAATTTTATTTTTAATACTCTCATTCTTCCCTATAAACTTTTATAAAAGAATATTAATATCAACAATTATAACCATAATAATATATCCGCCTATAACATTATTTTCTGTTTCCATAATAAGAGCAAGTATAATGGCATTTTGTCTGCTTATATCATATTATTTTGACAGAAATAGAAATTCTATTAATGCATTATTTTTATCAGCTTTAATTATATTACTACTAAATCCGAATTCTATTAAAGATATAAGTTTTCAATTTTCATTTTTAGCAACACTTGGAATAATTATTTACTATCCAATATTAAATTTTTACATAATAAAAAACATAAGAAATATCAATACAAATAATAAAATTACTATGTTAATAAAAAACATTTCTATAAAACTATTAATATTTTTGTCTATAAATATATTTGCACTTATAACCGTACTTCCACTGAGCATATATCATTTCTCAATATTAAATATAACTTCTATAATATCTAATATATTTGCAGTACCTATATCATTTATAATACTTTCATCCTCGCTAATAACAATAATAACATATCAAATATATACCCCATTATCAGTTTTTCCTTATAAAACATCAGAATTTTTTTCAGAAATTTTAATAAACTTGTCAAATAAATTCAGCAGTATATACTTACTAAAGTATGAATTAAGCTTAAATTTATATTCTGCTGTGTTTATAACATTTATAATAGTATTTACAGGAGTTTTAATAAGAATAAAAATGAATAAATTAAATGATTTATAA
- a CDS encoding 3-deoxy-D-manno-octulosonic acid transferase — MQKFLMSVYTIFGYIFYPVIFIAFSIMMIFNKPIRKGALSRLGFIYPKENNKNAVWIHAVSVGEIVAVKEIIFNLIEKGYAIYLSTTTVGGYDIAKKNYGDKVELFYLTLDYPHMINKLINLISPEYVMIAEIEIWPTLIYSLHKKLIPLYMINGRIGKKEIKGYKNFKFFFKPYFNMYTKILAQSSIDKENMIYIGMPESLITVTGNLKYDITYFVDEKKIDDLESMIPVNKFVITAGSTHAGEEELILKAINKLAIKDKVYMVIVPRDISRGEDIQKIASKLGYDMPLYTDYDKTSEDGIIINTIGELLNWYKLSDLVIMGGTFMGTMGGHNILEAIYFKKAVIVGKYMYNFIEIYEYMKEAVLTCDDKEKLAETIKEAYQNEELRNSLADKAYNLLIQNNGASKKTIDIINKYQGIV; from the coding sequence ATGCAGAAATTTTTGATGTCTGTATATACAATATTCGGATATATTTTTTATCCTGTAATATTTATAGCTTTTTCAATTATGATGATATTTAATAAACCTATTAGAAAAGGGGCTTTATCAAGATTAGGATTTATATACCCAAAAGAGAATAATAAAAACGCTGTATGGATACATGCTGTAAGTGTTGGTGAGATAGTGGCGGTTAAAGAAATAATATTTAATTTGATAGAAAAAGGTTATGCAATTTATTTATCAACTACTACAGTGGGCGGTTACGACATAGCTAAAAAGAATTATGGGGACAAAGTGGAATTATTTTATCTTACTTTAGATTATCCTCATATGATTAATAAACTTATAAATTTAATTTCACCTGAATATGTAATGATAGCGGAAATAGAAATATGGCCTACTCTCATATATTCGCTTCATAAAAAACTTATACCTCTATATATGATTAATGGAAGAATAGGTAAAAAAGAAATAAAAGGTTATAAAAATTTTAAATTCTTTTTCAAGCCTTATTTTAATATGTACACTAAAATATTAGCTCAAAGCAGCATTGATAAAGAAAATATGATATATATAGGAATGCCTGAATCTCTTATAACTGTTACAGGAAATTTAAAATACGATATAACTTATTTTGTAGATGAAAAAAAGATAGATGATTTAGAAAGCATGATACCCGTAAATAAATTCGTTATAACGGCAGGCAGCACACATGCAGGAGAAGAAGAGCTTATATTAAAGGCTATAAATAAACTCGCAATTAAAGATAAAGTATATATGGTTATAGTACCAAGAGATATAAGCAGAGGCGAAGACATACAAAAAATAGCTAGTAAATTAGGTTATGATATGCCTCTTTATACAGACTATGATAAAACATCTGAAGACGGAATCATTATAAATACAATAGGTGAATTATTAAATTGGTATAAACTCTCTGATTTAGTTATAATGGGTGGCACTTTTATGGGAACTATGGGCGGACATAATATATTAGAAGCTATTTATTTCAAAAAAGCTGTTATAGTCGGAAAATATATGTATAATTTTATAGAAATATATGAGTACATGAAAGAAGCTGTACTTACATGCGATGACAAAGAAAAACTTGCCGAAACAATAAAAGAAGCATACCAAAATGAAGAACTTAGAAATAGCTTAGCAGATAAAGCATATAATTTGCTCATACAAAATAACGGAGCTTCAAAAAAAACTATAGATATCATAAATAAATACCAGGGTATAGTATAA